In Acidovorax sp. GBBC 1281, a single window of DNA contains:
- the hutG gene encoding N-formylglutamate deformylase: protein MTATHSPPPFTFHQGTAPLLVSMPHVGTHVPPDIAARFTDEARQVPDTDWHLERLYGFARDLGASILVATHSRYVIDLNRPPDGASLYPGQSVTGLCPVDTFDDTPIYAEAGDAPDDAEIAVRRDAIWAPYHAQLAAELERLRTAHGVAMLWDAHSIRSVLPRFFAGKLPDLNLGTAEGASCDPALAQALLRIGQSDPAYTAVLNGRFKGGHITRHYGDPARNVHAVQLEMTQCSYMQEALPFDYLPEAAAGVQPVLHRMLEAVLEFARTRVRA, encoded by the coding sequence ATGACCGCCACCCATTCCCCGCCACCCTTCACCTTCCACCAGGGCACCGCGCCGCTGCTCGTGTCCATGCCCCACGTGGGCACGCATGTGCCCCCGGACATCGCCGCGCGCTTCACCGACGAGGCCCGCCAGGTGCCTGATACGGACTGGCACCTGGAGCGGCTGTACGGCTTTGCCCGCGACCTCGGCGCCTCGATCCTGGTGGCCACGCATTCGCGCTATGTGATCGACCTGAACCGGCCGCCGGACGGCGCCAGCCTGTATCCCGGCCAGAGCGTGACGGGCCTGTGCCCGGTGGACACCTTCGACGACACGCCGATCTACGCGGAGGCGGGCGATGCGCCGGACGACGCCGAGATCGCCGTGCGCCGCGATGCCATTTGGGCGCCGTACCACGCGCAGCTGGCCGCCGAGCTGGAACGCCTGCGCACCGCCCATGGCGTGGCCATGCTGTGGGATGCGCACTCCATCCGCTCCGTGCTGCCGAGGTTTTTTGCGGGCAAGCTGCCGGACCTGAACCTGGGCACGGCCGAAGGGGCCAGCTGCGACCCGGCGCTGGCGCAGGCACTGCTGCGCATCGGGCAGTCCGACCCGGCGTACACCGCGGTGCTCAACGGCCGGTTCAAGGGCGGCCACATCACGCGGCACTACGGCGATCCCGCGCGCAACGTGCACGCGGTGCAGCTGGAGATGACGCAGTGCAGCTACATGCAGGAAGCCCTGCCGTTCGACTACCTGCCCGAGGCGGCGGCCGGCGTGCAGCCCGTGCTGCACCGCATGCTGGAGGCGGTGCTGGAATTTGCCCGCACCCGGGTGCGGGCGTAA
- a CDS encoding glutamine ABC transporter substrate-binding protein has product MNIRRNLLLASLAAVFALGAAAARAQDNVLRVATDATFPPMEFVENGKRTGFDVELVEAVAKSMGKQVEWVDIDFKGLIPGLISRRFDMAVSGIYITDERKKVVDFTEPYYAGGLVAMVKEGNTTIRKPADLDGKKISVQVGTKSVAFLTQNYPKAQRVEVEKNQEMFNLVDIGRADAAVTGKPAAYQYVRTRPGLRVIEEQLTTEEYGMALRKDTPELTRAVNAALAKLKADGTYAAIVKKWFSGSAATTAATPAAK; this is encoded by the coding sequence ATGAACATCCGACGCAATCTCCTCCTGGCCAGCCTGGCCGCCGTGTTCGCCCTGGGCGCTGCCGCCGCCCGCGCGCAAGACAACGTGCTGCGCGTGGCCACCGACGCCACCTTCCCGCCGATGGAGTTCGTCGAGAACGGCAAGCGCACCGGCTTCGACGTGGAGCTGGTGGAGGCCGTCGCCAAGAGCATGGGCAAGCAGGTCGAGTGGGTGGACATCGACTTCAAGGGCCTGATCCCCGGCCTGATCTCGCGGCGCTTCGACATGGCCGTGTCGGGCATCTACATCACCGACGAGCGCAAGAAGGTCGTCGATTTCACCGAGCCCTACTACGCCGGCGGCCTGGTCGCCATGGTCAAGGAAGGCAACACCACCATCCGCAAGCCGGCCGACCTGGACGGCAAGAAGATCTCGGTCCAGGTGGGCACCAAATCGGTCGCCTTCCTCACGCAGAACTACCCCAAGGCGCAGCGCGTGGAGGTCGAGAAGAACCAGGAAATGTTCAACCTGGTGGACATCGGCCGCGCCGACGCCGCCGTCACCGGCAAGCCCGCGGCCTACCAGTACGTGCGCACCCGGCCCGGCCTGCGCGTGATCGAAGAGCAGCTCACCACCGAGGAATACGGCATGGCGCTGCGCAAGGACACGCCCGAGCTCACCCGCGCGGTGAACGCCGCGCTGGCCAAGCTCAAGGCCGACGGCACTTACGCGGCCATCGTGAAGAAATGGTTCAGCGGCAGCGCCGCCACCACCGCGGCCACGCCGGCCGCCAAGTGA
- the hutI gene encoding imidazolonepropionase, whose protein sequence is MTVPHQDFAHAPSADGVWHTLHLAPGLAVADVPVPDGVPAALVVEQGVVRWVGPEAAVPAAYAALPRHAARGALATPGLVDCHTHLVYGGQRANEFAMRLAGASYEEVARAGGGIVASVRATREASEDELFDLALPRLSALLDEGVCAIEIKSGYGLATAHERKQLRAARRLGEATGTTVRTTFLGAHALPPEYAGRSQDYIDHVCQEMLPALAAEGLVDAVDVFCERIAFTLAETEQVFQAAQRLGLPVKLHAEQLSDMGGAALAARYGALSCDHIEHLSADGIAAMRAAGTVAVLLPGAYYTLRDTHLPPIALLREAGVPMAVSTDHNPGTSPALSLLLMANMACTLFRLTVPEALAGITTHAARALGLQDSHGLIAAGRPANFVLWPFQEAAELAYWFGHKPAHTIVRQGRIARATV, encoded by the coding sequence ATGACCGTGCCGCACCAGGACTTCGCCCACGCCCCCAGCGCCGACGGGGTCTGGCACACCCTGCACCTGGCGCCCGGGCTGGCGGTGGCCGACGTGCCGGTGCCCGATGGTGTGCCGGCGGCGCTGGTGGTGGAGCAGGGCGTGGTGCGCTGGGTGGGCCCGGAGGCCGCCGTGCCCGCAGCCTACGCCGCCTTGCCGCGCCACGCCGCGCGCGGCGCTCTGGCCACGCCCGGGCTGGTGGATTGCCACACCCACCTCGTCTACGGCGGGCAGCGCGCCAACGAGTTCGCCATGCGGCTGGCCGGCGCCTCGTACGAGGAAGTCGCGCGGGCCGGCGGCGGCATCGTCGCCTCGGTGCGGGCCACGCGCGAGGCCAGCGAAGACGAATTGTTCGACCTCGCCCTGCCGCGCCTGTCGGCCCTGCTCGACGAAGGCGTGTGCGCCATCGAAATCAAGTCCGGCTACGGCCTGGCGACCGCGCACGAGCGCAAGCAGCTGCGCGCGGCCCGGCGCCTGGGCGAGGCCACCGGCACCACGGTGCGCACCACGTTCCTGGGCGCGCACGCGCTGCCGCCCGAATACGCCGGCCGCAGCCAGGACTACATCGACCACGTGTGCCAGGAGATGCTGCCCGCGCTGGCCGCGGAAGGGCTGGTCGACGCGGTGGATGTGTTCTGCGAGCGCATCGCCTTCACGCTGGCCGAAACCGAGCAGGTCTTCCAGGCGGCGCAGCGGCTGGGCCTGCCGGTCAAGCTGCATGCCGAGCAGCTCTCCGACATGGGCGGTGCGGCGCTCGCCGCGCGCTATGGCGCCTTGTCGTGCGACCACATCGAGCACCTGTCCGCTGACGGCATCGCCGCCATGCGGGCCGCCGGCACGGTGGCCGTGCTGCTGCCCGGCGCCTACTACACGCTGCGCGACACGCACCTGCCGCCCATCGCGCTGCTGCGCGAGGCCGGCGTGCCCATGGCCGTCTCCACCGACCACAACCCCGGCACCTCGCCCGCTTTGAGCCTGCTGCTCATGGCCAACATGGCGTGCACGCTGTTTCGCCTGACCGTGCCCGAGGCGCTGGCCGGCATCACCACCCATGCCGCGCGCGCGCTGGGGCTGCAGGATTCGCACGGACTGATTGCCGCGGGGCGGCCGGCGAACTTCGTGCTGTGGCCCTTCCAAGAGGCGGCGGAGCTGGCCTACTGGTTCGGGCACAAGCCGGCGCACACCATCGTGCGGCAGGGGCGCATCGCCCGGGCGACGGTTTGA
- a CDS encoding formimidoylglutamate deiminase, protein MSTTVSSPPAESSAPQTPPAGALFAQDALLPGGWARDVLLQWDAAGRLTAVAPGSAAGTAPRAPGPVLPGMPNLHSHAFQRAFAGLTEYRAPQPDGGQDSFWSWRNLMYRFAARTTPEHLEAIATWLYVEMLEAGYTAVCEFHYVHHDAAGQPYADDAAMSLALLRAAQAAGIGITLLPVLYQTSGFGGRAPREDQRRFIRSTDSMLALLERLAPVVAAQGGILGLAPHSLRAVPPDSLRIAVEGLTALSPAAPVHIHIAEQTQEVDDCIAWSGQRPVQWLLEHAPVDARWCLVHATHMTPDEYAGAARTGAVAGLCPTTEANLGDGLFDLPRWLAGGGRWGVGSDSHACVNAAEELMLLEYGQRLSLRQRNVLASRAHPEVATAMALQAVQGGAQASGQCTPGAPAGIAVGERADLVALDAQHIALQGLPPDSMLGAHVFGSHRTSALHSLWTAGTPRVVAGHHALHDRAAAAFVAARTATITRAGH, encoded by the coding sequence ATGAGCACCACCGTTTCATCCCCGCCTGCCGAGTCCTCTGCACCGCAGACGCCTCCCGCTGGCGCCCTGTTCGCGCAGGACGCCCTGCTGCCCGGCGGCTGGGCGCGCGACGTGCTGCTGCAGTGGGATGCCGCGGGCCGGCTCACCGCCGTGGCGCCGGGCAGCGCAGCCGGCACCGCGCCGCGTGCGCCGGGCCCGGTCCTTCCCGGCATGCCCAACCTGCACTCGCACGCCTTCCAGCGTGCCTTCGCCGGGCTGACCGAATACCGCGCGCCCCAGCCGGACGGCGGGCAGGACAGCTTCTGGAGCTGGCGCAACCTCATGTACCGCTTTGCCGCGCGCACCACGCCCGAGCACCTGGAGGCGATCGCCACCTGGCTCTATGTGGAGATGCTGGAGGCGGGCTACACCGCGGTGTGCGAGTTCCATTACGTGCACCACGACGCGGCAGGCCAGCCCTATGCCGACGATGCCGCCATGTCGCTCGCGCTGCTGCGTGCCGCCCAGGCCGCGGGCATCGGCATCACCTTGCTGCCGGTGCTCTACCAGACCAGCGGCTTTGGCGGCCGCGCGCCGCGCGAGGACCAGCGCCGCTTCATCCGCAGCACCGACAGCATGCTCGCGCTGCTGGAACGATTGGCGCCCGTGGTGGCCGCGCAGGGCGGCATCCTGGGTCTGGCCCCGCATTCGCTGCGCGCCGTGCCGCCCGACAGCCTGCGCATTGCGGTCGAAGGCCTCACGGCCCTGAGCCCGGCGGCGCCGGTGCACATCCACATCGCCGAACAGACGCAGGAGGTGGACGACTGCATCGCCTGGAGCGGCCAGCGCCCGGTGCAATGGCTGCTGGAGCATGCGCCGGTCGATGCGCGCTGGTGCCTGGTGCATGCCACCCACATGACGCCCGACGAATACGCGGGCGCCGCCCGCACCGGCGCCGTGGCCGGCCTGTGCCCCACCACCGAGGCCAACCTGGGCGACGGCCTGTTCGACCTGCCGCGCTGGCTGGCGGGCGGCGGCCGCTGGGGCGTGGGCTCCGACAGCCACGCCTGCGTGAACGCGGCGGAAGAGCTGATGCTGCTCGAATACGGCCAGCGCCTGTCCCTGCGCCAGCGCAACGTGCTGGCCAGCCGCGCCCACCCCGAGGTCGCCACCGCCATGGCGCTGCAGGCGGTGCAGGGCGGGGCGCAGGCCAGCGGCCAGTGCACGCCCGGCGCTCCGGCCGGCATCGCGGTGGGCGAGCGCGCCGATCTGGTGGCGCTCGATGCGCAGCACATCGCACTGCAGGGCCTGCCGCCCGACAGCATGCTGGGCGCGCACGTGTTCGGCAGCCATCGCACCTCGGCGCTGCACAGCCTCTGGACCGCCGGCACGCCGCGCGTGGTCGCGGGGCACCACGCGCTGCACGATCGTGCCGCCGCCGCCTTCGTGGCGGCCCGCACGGCCACCATCACCCGCGCCGGGCATTGA
- a CDS encoding HutD/Ves family protein: MTAALQRFDLSAIAPTPWKNGGGDTRELACWPPGAGMDAFEWRVSVATIAAPGPFSAFQGVQRQIMLLDGAGVRLRAEDEGIDHALDERWQPVAFAGDQAIDCIPLGGASTDFNLMLRHGRWQGAVQVLQNACVPGSTPAGLCMVLSGRWHRGGEVFGPGQGLWWAAAAPAGACAALQPQAGGADAPAIAWVALVPGFQPNRALAQ, encoded by the coding sequence ATGACGGCGGCGCTGCAGCGGTTCGACCTGTCGGCCATCGCGCCCACCCCGTGGAAGAACGGCGGCGGCGACACGCGCGAGCTGGCCTGCTGGCCGCCGGGCGCCGGCATGGACGCCTTCGAGTGGCGCGTGAGCGTGGCCACCATCGCGGCGCCCGGGCCGTTCTCGGCCTTCCAGGGCGTGCAGCGCCAGATCATGCTGCTGGACGGGGCCGGCGTGCGCCTGCGCGCCGAGGACGAGGGCATCGACCATGCGCTGGACGAGCGCTGGCAGCCCGTGGCGTTCGCGGGCGACCAGGCCATCGACTGCATCCCGCTGGGCGGCGCCTCGACCGACTTCAACCTGATGCTGCGGCATGGCCGCTGGCAGGGCGCGGTGCAGGTGCTGCAGAACGCGTGCGTGCCGGGCAGCACGCCCGCCGGCCTGTGCATGGTGCTGTCGGGCCGATGGCATCGGGGCGGCGAGGTCTTCGGGCCAGGGCAGGGCCTGTGGTGGGCCGCCGCCGCGCCCGCTGGCGCCTGCGCTGCGCTCCAGCCGCAGGCCGGCGGGGCCGACGCGCCGGCCATCGCCTGGGTGGCGCTGGTGCCGGGGTTTCAGCCAAATCGGGCGCTGGCACAATAA
- the hutU gene encoding urocanate hydratase, translating to MNANDAILSPAAAAAALADPRHDPTRVIRAPRGSQLNCKNWLAEAAYRMIQNNLDAEVAERPQDLVVYGGIGRAARDWACYDQILSSLQVLEADETLLIQSGKPVGVFKTHENAPRVLLANSNLVPKWGTWEHFNELDRKGLFMYGQMTAGSWIYIGSQGIVQGTFETFVEAGRQHYDNDLSGKWILTAGLGGMGGAQPLAATLAGAVSLNIECQQSSIDFRLRTRYVDKQARDIDHALELIRQHCDAKEAVSIALLGNAAEVLPELVRRAKAGGLKPDLVTDQTSAHDLVHGYLPAGWTVPQWQAAMKDPAQHAALTKAAAQSCAVHVQAMLDFQAMGIPTVDYGNNIRQVAFDEGVRNAFDFPGFVPAYIRPLFCEGKGPFRWVALSGDPEDIYKTDAKIKELFPDNHHTHRWLDMARERIAFQGLPARICWLGLGERHRAALAFNEMVRNGELKAPIVIGRDHLDTGSVASPNRETEAMKDGTDAVSDWPLLNALLNTAGGATWVSLHHGGGVGMGYSQHAGVVIVADGTDEAAARLGRVLWNDPASGVMRHADAGYDIAVATARRQGLNLPMVR from the coding sequence ATGAACGCCAACGACGCCATCCTCTCCCCCGCCGCGGCCGCGGCCGCGCTCGCCGACCCGCGCCACGACCCCACGCGCGTGATCCGCGCCCCGCGCGGCAGCCAGCTGAACTGCAAGAACTGGCTGGCCGAGGCCGCCTACCGCATGATCCAGAACAACCTGGATGCCGAGGTGGCCGAGCGCCCGCAGGACCTGGTGGTCTACGGGGGCATCGGCCGCGCCGCGCGCGACTGGGCCTGCTACGACCAGATCCTGTCGTCGCTCCAGGTGCTGGAGGCCGACGAAACCCTGCTGATCCAGTCCGGCAAGCCGGTGGGCGTGTTCAAGACGCACGAGAACGCGCCGCGCGTGCTGCTGGCCAACTCCAACCTTGTGCCGAAGTGGGGCACCTGGGAACACTTCAACGAACTGGACCGCAAGGGCCTGTTCATGTACGGCCAGATGACGGCCGGCAGCTGGATCTACATCGGCAGCCAGGGCATCGTGCAGGGCACGTTCGAGACCTTCGTCGAAGCCGGCCGCCAGCACTACGACAACGACCTCTCCGGCAAGTGGATCCTCACGGCGGGATTGGGGGGCATGGGCGGCGCGCAGCCCCTGGCCGCCACGCTGGCCGGCGCCGTGTCGCTCAATATCGAGTGCCAGCAAAGCAGCATCGACTTTCGCCTGCGCACGCGCTATGTGGACAAGCAGGCGCGCGACATCGACCATGCGCTGGAGTTGATCCGGCAGCACTGCGACGCGAAGGAGGCCGTCTCCATCGCACTGCTGGGCAACGCGGCCGAGGTGCTGCCCGAACTGGTGCGCCGCGCGAAGGCGGGCGGATTGAAGCCCGACCTGGTGACCGACCAGACCTCCGCCCACGACCTGGTCCATGGCTACCTGCCCGCCGGCTGGACGGTGCCGCAATGGCAGGCCGCGATGAAGGACCCGGCGCAGCATGCCGCCCTCACGAAGGCCGCCGCGCAGTCGTGCGCGGTACACGTGCAGGCCATGCTGGACTTCCAGGCCATGGGCATTCCCACGGTGGACTACGGCAACAACATCCGCCAGGTGGCGTTCGACGAAGGCGTGCGGAACGCGTTCGACTTCCCCGGATTCGTGCCCGCCTACATCCGTCCGCTGTTCTGCGAGGGCAAGGGTCCGTTCCGCTGGGTGGCGCTGTCGGGGGACCCGGAGGACATCTACAAGACCGATGCCAAAATCAAGGAGCTGTTCCCCGACAACCACCACACGCACCGCTGGCTGGACATGGCGCGCGAGCGCATCGCCTTCCAGGGCCTGCCGGCGCGCATCTGCTGGCTGGGCCTGGGCGAGCGCCACCGCGCGGCCCTGGCCTTCAATGAGATGGTGAGGAACGGTGAACTGAAGGCGCCCATCGTCATCGGCCGCGACCACCTGGACACCGGTTCGGTGGCCAGCCCCAACCGCGAGACCGAGGCCATGAAGGACGGCACCGACGCGGTGAGCGACTGGCCGCTGTTGAACGCGCTGCTCAACACGGCCGGCGGCGCCACGTGGGTGAGCTTGCACCACGGCGGCGGCGTGGGCATGGGCTATTCGCAGCATGCCGGTGTGGTCATCGTGGCCGACGGCACCGATGAGGCTGCCGCGCGCCTGGGGCGCGTGCTGTGGAACGACCCGGCCTCGGGCGTGATGCGGCATGCCGACGCGGGCTACGACATCGCGGTGGCCACCGCACGCAGGCAGGGCCTGAACCTTCCCATGGTGCGCTGA
- a CDS encoding amino acid ABC transporter permease produces the protein MELDFSPVWAGWPQLLEGALVTVEITAASLLLGCVMGLLVGIGRLDPRRRIVYGLCTAYVAAIRGTPLLVQLFILFFGLPQFGILLPAFLCGVIGLGIYSGAYVSEIVRGAIQSIDRGQMEAARSIGMSSGVAMRWVVLPQAVVRMIPPLGNEFIALIKNSALVSLLTIHDLMHEGQKIISVSYRSLEVYLAIAVVYFVLTGATTLVLRHIELRLRAGGMVQ, from the coding sequence ATGGAACTCGACTTTTCCCCCGTGTGGGCCGGCTGGCCCCAACTGCTGGAGGGCGCGCTGGTGACCGTGGAGATCACGGCCGCCTCGCTGCTCCTGGGCTGCGTGATGGGGTTGCTGGTGGGCATCGGCCGCCTCGACCCCCGGCGCCGCATCGTGTATGGCCTGTGCACGGCCTATGTGGCGGCCATCCGCGGCACGCCGCTGCTGGTGCAGCTGTTCATCCTGTTCTTCGGACTGCCGCAATTCGGCATCCTGCTGCCGGCGTTCCTGTGCGGCGTGATCGGGCTGGGCATCTACTCGGGCGCGTACGTGTCCGAGATCGTGCGCGGCGCGATCCAGTCCATCGACCGGGGCCAGATGGAGGCCGCGCGCTCCATCGGCATGTCCTCGGGCGTGGCGATGCGCTGGGTGGTGCTGCCGCAGGCCGTGGTGCGCATGATTCCGCCGCTGGGCAACGAGTTCATCGCGCTCATCAAGAACTCGGCGCTGGTGTCGCTGCTCACCATCCACGACCTGATGCACGAGGGGCAGAAGATCATCAGCGTGTCGTACCGCTCGCTGGAGGTGTACCTGGCCATCGCGGTCGTGTACTTCGTGCTCACCGGCGCTACCACGCTGGTGCTGCGCCACATCGAGTTGCGCCTGCGCGCCGGGGGGATGGTGCAATGA
- a CDS encoding phytanoyl-CoA dioxygenase family protein has translation MTLSTPLVPPPDLQQRLRERVTDALVADFARDGAVCIRQLLTPGEVALLRSGIDANLAAPSPRAKVASRPDDPGRFFEDFCNWQDIPAFGRFIAETPVAWAAQRLMQSASVRLYHDHVLVKEPGTRQRTPWHQDQPYYNIDGTQNVSLWIPVDPVAREATLEFVAGSHRGPWRMPRTFMDQQARWFPEGSLAELPDIEADRAAFPILGWEIAPGDVVCFHMLALHASGGVPGPQRRRVFSVRFLGDDTRHAPRAWKTSPDFPGLADTLPAGAPMAHPLFPLLVGEAG, from the coding sequence ATGACGCTTTCCACCCCCCTGGTGCCCCCGCCCGACCTGCAGCAGCGGCTGCGCGAGCGCGTGACCGACGCCCTCGTTGCCGATTTCGCGCGCGACGGCGCGGTGTGCATCCGCCAGTTGCTCACGCCCGGCGAGGTGGCGCTGCTGCGCAGCGGCATCGACGCCAACTTGGCCGCGCCCAGCCCGCGCGCCAAGGTGGCGAGCCGCCCGGACGATCCGGGCCGGTTCTTCGAGGATTTCTGCAACTGGCAGGACATTCCCGCCTTCGGCCGCTTCATCGCCGAAACGCCCGTGGCCTGGGCCGCCCAGCGGCTCATGCAGTCGGCCAGCGTGCGGCTGTACCACGACCATGTGCTGGTCAAGGAGCCGGGCACGCGCCAGCGCACGCCCTGGCACCAGGACCAGCCCTACTACAACATCGACGGCACGCAGAACGTGAGCCTGTGGATTCCCGTGGACCCGGTGGCGCGCGAGGCCACGCTGGAGTTCGTGGCCGGCTCGCACCGGGGGCCGTGGCGCATGCCGCGCACCTTCATGGACCAGCAGGCGCGGTGGTTTCCCGAAGGCTCGCTGGCCGAGCTGCCCGACATCGAGGCCGACCGCGCGGCGTTTCCCATCCTGGGCTGGGAGATCGCGCCCGGCGACGTGGTGTGCTTTCACATGCTGGCCCTGCATGCCTCGGGCGGTGTGCCCGGGCCGCAGCGTCGCCGCGTGTTCTCGGTGCGCTTTCTGGGCGACGACACGCGCCATGCGCCGCGCGCCTGGAAAACCTCGCCCGATTTCCCGGGCCTTGCCGACACGCTGCCGGCCGGCGCACCCATGGCGCACCCGCTCTTTCCGCTGCTGGTGGGGGAGGCGGGATGA
- a CDS encoding IclR family transcriptional regulator, which yields MTRSALPSAVATSDRVLQVLAVLAQQGRAMAATELMEHTGMARSTLYRQLARLKRWGFVLESDGGYAPGPLSLQLALGFDLASHLVRQARPGMVELSQQSQESVGLIVAVNDQAICLDMVESHHSLRCSFEKGRSVPLRTGASAKCVLAHLPPAARDAVLDSQWGTGTPEREAAQQALEAIRKAGFATSESEVDPGVWGCSVPLFGASRQAAGAITLMAPVMRAQGQEAALIRMVVVAAARISRQLVLH from the coding sequence ATGACCCGAAGTGCATTGCCCAGCGCCGTTGCGACGTCCGACCGAGTGCTGCAGGTGCTGGCCGTGCTGGCCCAGCAGGGCAGGGCGATGGCCGCGACCGAGCTCATGGAGCACACCGGCATGGCGCGCAGCACGCTGTACCGCCAGCTCGCGCGCTTGAAGCGCTGGGGCTTCGTGCTGGAAAGCGATGGCGGCTATGCGCCGGGCCCTTTGAGCCTTCAACTGGCCCTCGGCTTCGACCTGGCTTCGCACCTGGTGCGGCAGGCGCGCCCCGGCATGGTGGAGTTGTCGCAGCAGTCGCAGGAAAGCGTCGGCCTGATCGTCGCGGTGAACGACCAGGCCATCTGCCTGGACATGGTGGAAAGCCACCATTCGCTGCGCTGCTCGTTCGAGAAGGGGCGCAGCGTGCCGCTGCGCACGGGCGCCTCGGCCAAGTGCGTGCTGGCCCATCTGCCGCCCGCCGCGCGCGATGCGGTCCTCGACAGCCAGTGGGGCACGGGCACGCCCGAGCGCGAGGCCGCCCAGCAGGCGCTGGAGGCGATCCGAAAGGCCGGCTTCGCCACCAGCGAGAGCGAGGTGGACCCCGGCGTCTGGGGCTGCAGCGTGCCGCTGTTCGGCGCTTCCCGCCAAGCCGCGGGCGCCATCACGCTGATGGCGCCGGTGATGCGGGCCCAGGGCCAGGAGGCCGCGCTGATCCGCATGGTGGTCGTGGCGGCTGCCCGCATCTCGCGCCAACTCGTTCTGCACTGA
- a CDS encoding amino acid ABC transporter ATP-binding protein — MTQSPSTQASAPDAAPMVRIRGLRKAFGEHVVLNGIDFDVQPSQVVVVIGPSGSGKSTFLRCCNGLEQPQGGRIDICGRTLVDEGRMLPERELNALREEVGMVFQSFNLFPHLSVLDNVTLGPRKLRGASRAEAENQARALLDKVGLGHKAAAMPASLSGGQKQRVAIARALAMQPRVMLFDEPTSALDPELVGEVLQVMKLLAREGMTMMVVTHEMDFAREVGDTVVVMDGGGIIESGPPARIFTEPTQERTRAFLQAVLSRT; from the coding sequence ATGACGCAGTCCCCATCGACCCAGGCATCCGCTCCCGATGCGGCGCCCATGGTGCGCATCCGCGGCCTGCGCAAGGCCTTCGGCGAGCACGTGGTGCTGAACGGCATCGACTTCGACGTGCAGCCGTCGCAGGTGGTGGTCGTGATCGGGCCCAGCGGCTCGGGCAAGAGCACCTTCCTGCGCTGCTGCAACGGGCTGGAGCAGCCCCAGGGCGGTCGCATCGACATCTGCGGGCGCACCCTGGTGGACGAGGGCCGCATGCTGCCCGAGCGCGAGCTCAACGCCCTGCGCGAAGAGGTGGGCATGGTCTTCCAGTCGTTCAACCTGTTCCCGCACCTGTCGGTGCTCGACAACGTCACCCTGGGCCCACGCAAGCTGCGTGGCGCTTCCCGCGCCGAGGCCGAAAACCAGGCGCGCGCCTTGCTGGACAAGGTGGGCCTGGGCCACAAGGCCGCGGCCATGCCGGCCAGCCTGTCGGGCGGCCAGAAGCAGCGCGTGGCGATCGCCCGTGCCCTGGCCATGCAGCCGCGCGTGATGCTGTTCGACGAACCCACCTCGGCCCTGGACCCGGAGCTGGTGGGCGAGGTGCTGCAGGTCATGAAGCTGCTGGCGCGCGAGGGCATGACCATGATGGTCGTCACGCACGAGATGGACTTCGCGCGCGAGGTCGGCGACACCGTGGTGGTGATGGACGGCGGCGGCATCATCGAATCGGGCCCGCCCGCCAGGATCTTCACCGAGCCCACGCAGGAGCGCACCCGCGCGTTTCTGCAGGCCGTGCTGTCGCGCACTTGA
- the hutC gene encoding histidine utilization repressor has product MNAAALRANAEAEAESAAAAPVEPALALYQQVKEFIARKIQDGSWRAGDRLPSESELVLQFGMSRMTVNRALRELSEQGRIVRVAGVGSFVAEDKPQSTLLQIANLASEIRQRGHDYRCDVLTVERVSASMEVAAALDLRTGESVFHAVCVHREDGVAVQLEDRYVNPRVVPTFAQQDFTQLQPSEFLVRNVPFDQVEHVVDAVLPTLEQAQLLGMEPAQPCLLLTRRTWSRGVPVTLVRCLHPASRYRLGSRFRADGNPVFG; this is encoded by the coding sequence ATGAACGCCGCCGCCCTCCGCGCCAACGCCGAAGCCGAAGCCGAATCCGCTGCCGCGGCGCCGGTGGAGCCTGCGCTGGCGCTGTACCAGCAGGTCAAGGAGTTCATCGCCCGCAAGATCCAGGACGGCTCCTGGCGCGCGGGCGACCGGCTGCCGTCCGAGAGCGAATTGGTGCTGCAGTTCGGCATGTCGCGCATGACCGTCAACCGCGCGCTGCGCGAGCTGTCCGAGCAGGGCCGCATCGTGCGCGTGGCCGGGGTGGGCAGCTTCGTGGCGGAGGACAAGCCGCAGTCCACGCTGCTGCAGATCGCCAACCTGGCCAGCGAGATCCGCCAGCGCGGGCACGACTACCGTTGCGACGTGCTCACGGTGGAGCGCGTGTCGGCCTCGATGGAGGTGGCCGCGGCGCTGGACCTGCGCACGGGCGAGTCGGTGTTCCATGCCGTGTGCGTGCACCGCGAGGACGGCGTGGCCGTGCAGCTGGAAGACCGGTACGTGAACCCGCGCGTGGTGCCCACGTTCGCGCAGCAGGACTTCACGCAGCTGCAGCCCTCGGAGTTCCTGGTGCGCAACGTGCCGTTCGACCAGGTGGAGCACGTGGTCGATGCCGTGCTCCCCACGCTGGAGCAGGCCCAGCTGCTGGGCATGGAGCCTGCCCAGCCGTGCCTGCTGCTCACCCGCCGCACTTGGAGCCGTGGCGTGCCGGTGACCCTGGTGCGCTGCCTGCACCCCGCCTCGCGCTATCGCCTGGGCAGCCGCTTCCGGGCCGACGGCAACCCCGTGTTCGGATAG